From the Microbacterium thalassium genome, one window contains:
- a CDS encoding aldehyde dehydrogenase family protein, which yields MVMHTIPVVASRLFVDGAWRTPAERLGVLHDPNTGLERVEQLGATPHDVEDALRAADRLHASQTLDRMPAASRAAVLESWADALDLRAEDIAVQDAISNGNPITTTRVLASFLGDRVRSAARQATQIGDGLVLPADGRTVRLLNRALGPTLVLAPWNAPTFVAVSKLSTTIGSGSPVILKPSEWTPGGAQIAFELLQAALDQHGFPAATAQLVHGAAAVGSALAGDARVRAISFTGGLAAGRAVARAAAETLAVVQLELGSNNPAIVLADADVERTAEMLVAGVTRLNGQWCEAPGKVLVPPALHDPLVDALSARAGELQIDHSFEAGTQLGPLAYRAHRDRLEAQLAAYAEAGATVRRVGMAPDLDGWFFRPALVTGLGAADAPDELFGPALTIHAVESVDEAVQAANLPGGGLDGFVFGEDEEAALEVGARIRAGEVRVNGTYMADLADGSEQTFWGTAGVGGHDPAHGVAFSQGRRVVGVDAANLPI from the coding sequence ATGGTGATGCACACGATCCCCGTCGTCGCCAGCCGCCTGTTCGTCGACGGCGCCTGGCGCACGCCGGCCGAACGGCTGGGCGTTCTGCACGATCCCAACACGGGCCTCGAACGCGTCGAACAGCTCGGCGCGACACCTCACGACGTCGAGGACGCGCTGCGCGCCGCCGACCGGCTGCACGCGTCCCAGACGCTCGACCGGATGCCGGCCGCATCCCGCGCCGCCGTTCTCGAATCGTGGGCCGATGCGCTCGACCTCCGCGCCGAGGACATCGCGGTGCAGGACGCGATCTCGAACGGGAACCCCATCACGACCACGCGGGTGCTCGCCTCGTTCCTCGGCGACCGCGTGCGGTCGGCCGCGCGGCAGGCCACCCAGATCGGCGACGGCCTCGTCCTCCCCGCGGACGGACGGACGGTGCGCCTGCTCAACCGGGCGCTCGGGCCCACGCTGGTCCTCGCCCCGTGGAACGCACCGACGTTCGTCGCGGTGTCGAAGCTCAGCACGACGATCGGGTCCGGGTCCCCCGTGATCCTGAAGCCGTCGGAGTGGACGCCGGGCGGCGCGCAGATCGCGTTCGAACTGCTTCAGGCGGCGCTCGACCAGCATGGGTTCCCCGCGGCGACGGCGCAGCTCGTCCATGGTGCCGCGGCCGTCGGGAGCGCTCTGGCCGGCGACGCCCGGGTGCGCGCGATCAGCTTCACGGGCGGCCTGGCCGCAGGACGCGCCGTTGCGCGGGCGGCGGCAGAGACGCTCGCCGTCGTCCAACTCGAGCTCGGCTCGAACAATCCCGCGATCGTGCTTGCCGATGCAGACGTCGAGCGGACCGCGGAGATGCTCGTCGCCGGCGTCACCCGGCTGAACGGTCAGTGGTGCGAGGCTCCCGGCAAGGTGCTCGTGCCGCCCGCACTTCACGACCCGCTGGTCGACGCGCTCTCGGCACGTGCCGGCGAGTTGCAGATCGACCACTCCTTCGAAGCCGGGACGCAGCTCGGTCCGCTGGCCTACCGCGCGCACCGCGACCGCCTCGAGGCTCAGCTCGCCGCCTATGCCGAGGCCGGTGCCACAGTGCGGCGTGTGGGGATGGCGCCGGACCTGGACGGCTGGTTCTTCCGTCCGGCCCTGGTCACGGGCCTCGGTGCCGCGGACGCGCCCGACGAGTTGTTCGGTCCCGCGCTCACCATCCACGCCGTCGAGTCGGTCGACGAGGCCGTCCAGGCTGCGAATCTGCCCGGCGGAGGACTGGACGGGTTCGTGTTCGGCGAGGACGAAGAGGCCGCGCTGGAGGTCGGCGCGCGGATCCGAGCCGGCGAAGTACGCGTCAACGGGACGTACATGGCCGACCTTGCAGACGGTTCCGAGCAGACGTTCTGGGGCACCGCCGGCGTCGGCGGCCACGATCCCGCGCACGGCGTCGCCTTCTCGCAGGGTCGACGCGTCGTGGGCGTCGACGCAGCGAACCTTCCGATCTAG
- the ald gene encoding alanine dehydrogenase, producing MIIGVPTEVKNNENRVAATPAGVAELTEHGHRVVVQAGAGEGSSFSDAEYVDAGAYLVPEAETVWGDADLILKVKEPVLSEYTLMREEQVLFTYLHLAADAPLTEALLSARTTSIAYETVQLADRSLPLLSPMSEVAGRLSAQVGATQLMKTAGGRGLLLGGVPGAPKGKVAVIGGGVAGEHAAAMAVGLGAEVTILDVNLPRLRALEARFDGRVTTLRSNPYTIAETLLDSDLVIGSVLIPGAAAPKLVTDAMVARMRPGSVLVDIAIDQGGCFEGSRPTTHDDPTFPVHDAIYYCVANMPGAVPRTSTISLTNATLPYALAIADKGWSRALTEDAALAKGLSTHEGRLTNAAVGEALDIATTSVETALAA from the coding sequence ATGATCATCGGAGTTCCGACCGAGGTGAAGAACAACGAGAACCGCGTCGCGGCGACACCCGCCGGCGTCGCCGAGCTGACGGAGCACGGCCATCGGGTCGTCGTGCAGGCCGGCGCCGGCGAAGGGAGTTCGTTCTCCGACGCCGAATACGTCGACGCCGGGGCCTACCTCGTCCCCGAAGCCGAGACGGTGTGGGGCGACGCCGACCTGATCCTCAAGGTCAAGGAGCCGGTGCTCAGCGAATACACGCTGATGCGCGAGGAGCAGGTGCTCTTCACATACCTGCACCTGGCCGCCGACGCCCCGCTGACCGAGGCGCTGCTCTCGGCCCGCACGACCTCGATCGCCTACGAGACCGTCCAGCTCGCCGACCGCAGCCTGCCGCTGCTCTCGCCGATGTCCGAGGTCGCGGGTCGCCTGTCGGCCCAGGTCGGGGCCACCCAGCTGATGAAGACCGCCGGCGGGCGCGGCCTGCTGCTGGGCGGTGTTCCGGGTGCCCCGAAGGGCAAGGTGGCCGTCATCGGAGGCGGGGTCGCGGGTGAGCACGCTGCCGCGATGGCCGTCGGGCTCGGGGCCGAAGTCACCATCCTCGACGTCAACCTGCCCCGCCTGCGGGCGCTCGAGGCACGGTTCGACGGTCGTGTCACTACGCTGCGTTCGAACCCGTACACGATCGCCGAGACCCTCCTCGACTCCGATCTGGTGATCGGCTCGGTGCTCATCCCCGGCGCCGCAGCACCCAAGCTCGTGACCGACGCGATGGTGGCCCGGATGCGGCCGGGTTCGGTCCTCGTCGACATCGCCATCGACCAGGGCGGATGCTTCGAAGGCTCACGCCCGACCACGCACGACGACCCGACCTTCCCGGTGCACGACGCGATCTACTACTGCGTGGCGAACATGCCGGGCGCCGTTCCCCGCACCTCGACCATCTCGCTGACGAACGCCACCCTCCCCTACGCCCTCGCGATCGCCGACAAGGGGTGGAGCCGCGCTCTGACCGAGGACGCGGCACTGGCCAAGGGTCTCAGCACGCACGAGGGTCGACTGACCAACGCCGCCGTCGGGGAGGCCCTCGACATCGCGACGACCTCGGTCGAGACGGCACTCGCTGCCTGA
- a CDS encoding HtaA domain-containing protein, translated as MDDSLFTARADLGFAWSVKDTFLQYIRRMRDGDIAWSGGAAVTSGGEFFFPLAGVRRFSDCDVLTFRGSVVFTAHHGMLSVAITQPRITLRDGFADLSVHVGESETHIATVQLPRAIRDGNVAMWLECPVALTGGGPELFGGTYTDGEQLAPLTVRVPAGAIATSGEGALRSR; from the coding sequence ATGGATGACTCACTGTTCACCGCTCGGGCCGACCTCGGCTTCGCCTGGAGTGTCAAGGACACCTTTCTGCAGTACATCCGTCGGATGCGCGACGGAGACATCGCCTGGAGTGGCGGCGCTGCCGTCACCAGCGGCGGCGAGTTCTTCTTCCCGCTGGCGGGGGTGCGTCGCTTCTCGGACTGCGACGTCCTCACGTTCCGCGGGAGCGTGGTCTTCACGGCGCATCACGGCATGCTCTCCGTGGCGATCACGCAGCCGCGGATCACGCTGCGTGACGGATTCGCCGACCTCAGCGTGCATGTCGGCGAATCCGAAACGCACATCGCGACCGTGCAGCTGCCGCGCGCCATCCGGGACGGCAACGTGGCCATGTGGCTGGAGTGCCCGGTCGCGCTGACGGGCGGGGGCCCGGAACTGTTCGGCGGGACGTACACCGACGGCGAGCAGCTGGCGCCGCTCACTGTGCGCGTTCCCGCCGGCGCCATCGCCACGAGCGGCGAGGGAGCGCTGCGTTCGAGATGA